In one Bradyrhizobium cosmicum genomic region, the following are encoded:
- a CDS encoding ABC transporter ATP-binding protein, which produces MDSVAQRLSAVGAGAALELRGVTRLFGALAALTDVTITVRPGERRAVLGSNGAGKTTLFNCITGDFPPTSGTIRFFGEDVTHFPPYERIRRGLRRTYQISALFPGLTVRDNVYLACRGVSRGRFSFLRPGQNDALMHAADSLVQAVHLAGVKDQRVAELAHGQQRQLEIALALAGAPRFVLFDEPAAGLSPTERAELVEILTSLPAHIGYIIIEHDMDVALRVVESVTMMHNGRIFKEGVPEEIQSDPEVQELYLGGGHE; this is translated from the coding sequence ATGGATAGCGTCGCCCAGCGCCTCTCCGCTGTCGGTGCCGGTGCAGCCCTCGAGCTGCGCGGCGTCACGCGGCTGTTCGGCGCGTTGGCTGCGCTGACCGACGTCACCATCACCGTGCGCCCAGGCGAACGGCGCGCCGTGCTCGGCTCCAACGGCGCCGGCAAGACCACGCTGTTCAACTGCATCACCGGCGACTTCCCGCCGACATCAGGCACAATCCGTTTCTTTGGCGAGGACGTCACGCACTTCCCGCCCTATGAGCGCATCCGCCGCGGGCTCAGGCGGACCTATCAGATTTCCGCGCTGTTCCCCGGCCTCACCGTGCGGGACAACGTCTACCTCGCCTGCCGCGGCGTTTCGCGTGGACGCTTCTCATTCCTGCGGCCCGGCCAGAACGATGCGCTGATGCACGCGGCCGACAGTCTGGTGCAGGCCGTGCATCTTGCGGGGGTCAAGGATCAGCGCGTTGCCGAACTCGCGCACGGCCAGCAGCGGCAGCTCGAGATCGCGCTGGCGCTTGCAGGCGCCCCCCGCTTCGTGCTGTTCGACGAGCCGGCCGCCGGCCTGTCGCCGACCGAGCGGGCCGAGCTTGTCGAGATCCTGACCTCGCTGCCGGCGCATATCGGCTACATCATCATCGAGCACGACATGGACGTGGCGCTCCGCGTCGTCGAGAGCGTGACGATGATGCATAACGGCCGCATCTTCAAGGAAGGCGTGCCGGAGGAGATCCAGTCCGACCCTGAAGTCCAGGAGCTTTATCTGGGAGGCGGCCATGAGTGA
- a CDS encoding helix-turn-helix domain-containing protein has translation MSRALAVFHGRFGRATVYQLNRPFNIHAHREGHLIFHVGGRSACIDVNDGRYELTEGSVVAVNPWEPHNFLPTDLDGGAVFFVLYVNPEWFAPDAPGADRLRFGRTQFVRSPALDKHIRHAAALVCGAPSLNSLDGELRRLIDICYDESWQQTEAAPDLRTNGSITDFRVRKCIKMMSESPGAEIELDTIARESGLSRPHFYRLFRTQTGVTPHLYLNTLMMEQALEALVASEAPIADIGFDLGFSSQSGFTRFFAANVGMAPTDYRRAAKVLRG, from the coding sequence CCTTCAATATCCACGCGCATCGCGAAGGTCATTTGATCTTCCATGTCGGCGGGCGATCTGCGTGCATCGATGTCAACGATGGACGCTACGAGCTCACTGAAGGCTCCGTCGTCGCGGTCAACCCGTGGGAACCGCATAATTTCCTCCCCACAGATCTCGACGGCGGTGCTGTCTTCTTCGTGCTCTATGTCAATCCGGAATGGTTTGCCCCCGATGCGCCCGGCGCCGACCGCCTCCGCTTCGGCCGGACCCAGTTCGTGCGATCGCCTGCGCTGGACAAGCACATCAGGCACGCGGCCGCCCTTGTGTGCGGCGCACCCTCGCTGAACAGCCTCGATGGCGAGCTGCGAAGGCTCATCGATATTTGCTACGACGAAAGCTGGCAGCAGACCGAGGCCGCGCCCGATCTGCGCACGAATGGCTCCATTACCGATTTTCGCGTCCGCAAGTGCATCAAGATGATGTCGGAGAGCCCGGGCGCGGAGATCGAGCTCGACACTATCGCACGCGAATCCGGCCTGTCGCGACCGCATTTCTACCGGCTGTTCCGTACTCAGACCGGCGTCACGCCGCACCTCTATCTCAACACCCTGATGATGGAGCAGGCATTGGAAGCGTTGGTGGCGAGCGAAGCGCCGATCGCCGATATCGGCTTCGATCTCGGCTTCTCCTCGCAGAGCGGGTTTACCCGCTTCTTCGCCGCCAATGTCGGGATGGCGCCGACCGATTATCGCCGCGCGGCCAAGGTTTTGCGCGGCTGA
- a CDS encoding branched-chain amino acid ABC transporter permease has translation MTRFVERHPAWALIVIIAIAATMWLIFAVWPPGLEDTVGRKRVFLNALFNGITLGGLYFLVASGFTLIFGLMRNVNLAHGSLYLFGGYVGYAVSASTGSWILAFIVAFILTALVGVLLQVLVFRRMEGQDLRQTMVTIGLSIVFADLMLWACGGDFYQIQTPTWLIGPIDLPLITAVKSSGEPVYLRYPLVRLVIFLASVIIGIAMWLALNRTRIGMIIRAGVDDRDILAATGVRIQIVFVLVFALGAGLAGIAGVVGGTFQSLSPGEDIRFLLASLVVVIVGGMGSIPGAALGALIIGLAEQLGSVYIPTYAIVVTFLIMVLVLALRPQGLLARR, from the coding sequence ATGACCCGCTTTGTCGAGCGTCATCCGGCCTGGGCGCTGATCGTCATCATCGCGATCGCAGCGACGATGTGGCTGATCTTCGCGGTCTGGCCGCCCGGCCTCGAAGACACCGTCGGCCGCAAGCGGGTCTTCCTCAACGCGCTCTTCAACGGCATCACGCTCGGCGGCCTCTACTTCCTCGTCGCCAGCGGCTTCACGCTGATCTTCGGCCTGATGCGCAACGTCAACCTCGCGCACGGCTCGCTCTATTTGTTCGGTGGCTATGTCGGCTACGCCGTCAGCGCCTCGACCGGCTCCTGGATCCTCGCCTTCATCGTCGCCTTCATTCTGACGGCGCTGGTCGGCGTCCTGCTGCAGGTGCTCGTCTTCCGCCGCATGGAGGGCCAGGATCTGCGCCAGACCATGGTGACCATCGGCCTTTCGATCGTGTTCGCCGACCTCATGCTGTGGGCTTGCGGCGGCGACTTCTACCAGATCCAGACCCCGACCTGGCTGATCGGTCCGATCGATCTGCCGCTGATCACCGCGGTGAAATCCTCCGGCGAACCGGTCTACTTACGCTATCCGCTGGTGCGGCTCGTGATCTTCCTGGCCTCCGTGATCATCGGCATCGCGATGTGGCTCGCGCTCAACCGCACGCGGATTGGCATGATCATCCGCGCCGGTGTCGACGACCGCGACATTCTTGCCGCGACCGGCGTGCGTATCCAGATCGTCTTCGTACTCGTGTTCGCGCTCGGTGCCGGGCTCGCCGGTATCGCAGGCGTCGTCGGCGGTACCTTCCAGTCGCTCTCGCCCGGCGAGGACATCCGCTTCCTGCTCGCCTCCCTCGTGGTCGTGATCGTCGGCGGCATGGGCTCGATTCCCGGCGCTGCGCTCGGTGCGCTCATCATTGGGCTCGCCGAACAGCTCGGCTCGGTCTACATCCCGACCTACGCCATCGTCGTGACCTTCCTGATCATGGTGCTGGTGCTGGCGCTTCGGCCGCAGGGCCTGCTTGCGAGGCGCTAA
- a CDS encoding branched-chain amino acid ABC transporter permease encodes MSVTHDARIQIRSPASAAQRQAARGWPDINNPAAWIIAVILLAMPLVANGFFLIEIFATTLILGTIALSLMFLAGYGGMVSLMQLTIAGFSAYMVAVFGVSGNANISLGWPWWLAVPMALTLATIFGTLGGALAVRTEGIYTIMITLAIGAAFYYFTNQNWAIFNGHTGINNVATPHFWGVNWRADIPFYYVVLAVAALCYFAVDYISRAPFGLALQGVRDNPRRMAALGFNVNAHRVAAYAVASFIAGLAGVLQVWNYRQISPGSVSVGACIDILIIAVVGGITRPIGPYIGALVFVLLRTFALDFLIKIGLDGNRFRLLIGLGFLAIVFWSSDGVIGLWQRWRRSYRPQSDRPGGGRGHG; translated from the coding sequence ATGTCCGTCACCCACGATGCGCGCATTCAGATCCGCAGCCCGGCCTCAGCCGCGCAGCGGCAGGCCGCGCGCGGCTGGCCCGACATCAACAATCCAGCCGCCTGGATCATTGCGGTCATTCTCCTTGCCATGCCGCTGGTCGCCAACGGCTTCTTCCTGATCGAGATCTTTGCAACCACGCTGATCCTCGGCACCATCGCGCTCAGCCTGATGTTCCTGGCCGGCTATGGCGGCATGGTCAGCCTGATGCAGCTCACCATCGCAGGCTTCTCAGCCTACATGGTCGCGGTGTTCGGCGTCAGCGGAAACGCCAATATCAGCCTGGGCTGGCCGTGGTGGTTGGCGGTTCCGATGGCGCTGACGCTGGCGACCATCTTCGGCACGCTCGGCGGCGCGCTCGCCGTGCGCACCGAGGGCATCTACACCATTATGATCACGCTCGCGATCGGAGCAGCCTTCTACTACTTCACTAACCAGAACTGGGCGATCTTCAACGGCCATACCGGCATCAACAACGTTGCAACGCCGCATTTCTGGGGCGTGAACTGGCGCGCCGACATTCCCTTCTACTATGTCGTGCTCGCGGTCGCCGCACTCTGCTATTTCGCCGTGGACTACATCTCCCGCGCGCCGTTCGGCCTCGCGCTGCAGGGCGTGCGCGACAATCCGCGCCGCATGGCGGCGCTCGGCTTCAACGTCAATGCCCACCGCGTCGCGGCCTATGCGGTGGCATCCTTCATCGCGGGTCTCGCCGGCGTGCTCCAGGTCTGGAACTATCGCCAGATTTCGCCGGGCTCGGTCAGCGTCGGCGCCTGTATCGACATTCTCATCATCGCCGTCGTCGGCGGCATCACCCGGCCGATCGGTCCCTATATCGGCGCGCTGGTTTTCGTACTCTTGCGTACCTTCGCGCTCGACTTCCTGATCAAGATCGGGCTCGACGGCAACCGGTTCCGGCTGCTGATTGGACTCGGCTTCCTCGCCATCGTGTTCTGGTCGTCGGACGGCGTGATCGGCTTGTGGCAGCGCTGGCGCCGGAGTTACCGTCCACAGTCGGATCGCCCGGGCGGAGGGCGTGGTCATGGATAG
- a CDS encoding ABC transporter permease: protein MSEARRSPAALEVRGLDVYYGHSHALQGVDLSLDTGVFSVVGRNGMGKTTLCKAIMGLVPVRGGSIRVRGEDITRWPSATIARLGVGYVPQGRRLWRSLSVDEHLRLAGGMRSGPWTVERIYDTFPRLAERKDHGGGQLSGGEQQMLAISRALLTNPHLLIMDEPTEGLAPVIVTQVEEMLLQLGEDGDMSVLVIEQNIGVATAISRNVAIMVNGRINRVIDSSRLSADRELQRRLLGVGLHAELEPDIDVPAAGGEVKPVPQPARASGPTRIYISNPTPPTRWSQPVPIARIEAAARTLSIQVARLDESARRKREPVTAQTAGAPEILVVGTLDTKGTELRFIRDIIAESGLRTRLVDVSTSGKHATCDVSAQEIALNHGRGGSAVFGPDRGVAVTAMADAFANWIKRRGNIAGVISAGGSGAASLVAPGMRILPIGVPKLIVSSVASGDVGPYVGPADITMMYSVTDVQGLNSISRAVLSNGANAIAGMVKARLDQRDTKDRAARTGLPPIGITMFGVTTPAVQKIAADLHEDFECLVFHATGVGGRSMEKLVDSGQLAGVIDLTTTEICDLLMGGVFPATEDRFGAVIRTRLPYVGSVGALDMVNFGAPDTIPERYRNRKFHLHNPQVTLMRTTVEESERMGRWIGERLNQMDGPVRFFLPEGGVSALDVRGQPFWDPEADAALFRALERTVRATGNRQLIRVKQNINDPEFASTIVSAFRTLFGRGGARRRVAR, encoded by the coding sequence ATGAGTGAGGCCCGCCGCTCACCCGCCGCACTCGAAGTCCGCGGCCTCGATGTCTATTACGGCCATTCGCATGCGCTCCAGGGCGTCGACCTCTCGCTCGATACCGGCGTGTTCTCCGTGGTCGGCCGCAACGGCATGGGCAAGACCACGCTGTGCAAGGCCATCATGGGCCTCGTGCCGGTGCGCGGCGGGTCGATCCGCGTCCGCGGTGAGGATATTACGCGCTGGCCGTCCGCGACTATCGCACGTCTCGGCGTCGGCTACGTGCCGCAGGGTCGCCGTCTCTGGCGCTCGCTCAGCGTCGACGAGCATCTGCGGCTGGCCGGCGGCATGCGATCCGGCCCATGGACCGTCGAGCGTATCTACGACACCTTTCCGCGGCTCGCCGAGCGCAAGGACCATGGCGGTGGCCAGCTCTCCGGCGGCGAGCAGCAGATGCTCGCGATCTCGCGCGCATTGCTGACCAACCCTCACCTCTTGATCATGGACGAGCCGACCGAGGGGCTCGCGCCCGTCATCGTCACCCAGGTCGAGGAGATGCTGCTCCAGTTGGGCGAGGACGGCGACATGTCCGTGCTCGTGATCGAGCAGAACATCGGCGTTGCCACCGCCATCTCGCGCAATGTTGCGATCATGGTCAATGGCCGGATCAATCGCGTCATCGACTCTAGTCGGTTGTCCGCTGACCGCGAGTTGCAGCGGCGCCTGCTCGGCGTCGGACTTCATGCTGAACTGGAGCCCGACATCGATGTGCCGGCCGCCGGCGGCGAGGTAAAGCCGGTCCCTCAGCCCGCGCGCGCGAGCGGCCCAACACGAATCTACATCTCCAATCCCACCCCGCCGACGCGCTGGTCGCAGCCGGTCCCGATCGCACGGATCGAAGCGGCTGCACGAACGCTCTCAATACAAGTTGCGCGTCTCGACGAGAGCGCACGGCGCAAGCGTGAGCCGGTGACGGCGCAAACCGCTGGCGCACCCGAGATCCTCGTCGTCGGCACGCTCGACACCAAGGGGACCGAGCTTCGGTTCATCCGTGACATCATCGCCGAAAGCGGCCTGCGTACGCGACTGGTCGACGTCTCCACCAGCGGCAAGCACGCGACCTGCGACGTCTCCGCGCAGGAGATCGCCCTGAACCACGGCCGCGGCGGCTCGGCCGTGTTCGGTCCGGATCGCGGTGTTGCTGTTACCGCGATGGCGGATGCGTTTGCCAATTGGATCAAGCGCCGTGGCAATATCGCCGGTGTGATCTCGGCCGGCGGCTCCGGCGCCGCATCGCTGGTCGCGCCCGGCATGCGCATCCTCCCCATCGGCGTGCCGAAGTTGATCGTCTCATCGGTCGCCTCGGGTGACGTCGGACCCTATGTCGGCCCCGCCGACATCACGATGATGTATTCGGTGACGGACGTGCAGGGCCTCAATTCGATCTCGCGCGCAGTGCTGTCGAACGGCGCCAATGCCATCGCCGGCATGGTCAAGGCGCGGCTCGACCAGCGCGACACGAAGGACCGCGCCGCGAGGACCGGGCTGCCGCCGATTGGCATCACCATGTTCGGCGTCACCACGCCCGCGGTGCAGAAGATCGCGGCCGATCTGCACGAGGATTTCGAGTGCCTGGTATTCCACGCCACCGGCGTCGGCGGACGATCGATGGAGAAGCTGGTCGATTCCGGCCAGCTTGCCGGCGTGATCGATCTCACGACCACCGAGATCTGCGACTTGCTGATGGGCGGCGTGTTTCCGGCGACGGAGGATCGCTTCGGCGCTGTTATCCGCACCCGCCTGCCATATGTCGGCTCGGTCGGCGCGCTCGACATGGTCAATTTCGGCGCGCCCGACACTATCCCCGAGCGCTATCGCAATCGCAAATTCCACCTCCACAATCCGCAGGTGACGTTGATGCGAACGACGGTGGAAGAAAGCGAGCGCATGGGCCGCTGGATCGGCGAGCGGCTGAACCAGATGGACGGGCCTGTGCGCTTCTTCCTCCCCGAGGGTGGCGTTTCCGCGCTCGATGTCCGCGGCCAGCCGTTCTGGGACCCGGAGGCGGACGCTGCGCTATTCCGCGCGCTGGAGCGCACAGTGCGCGCGACCGGCAACAGGCAACTCATCCGCGTCAAGCAGAACATCAACGATCCCGAGTTCGCCTCGACCATCGTGAGCGCATTCCGAACCTTGTTCGGACGCGGCGGGGCGCGCCGGAGAGTAGCGAGGTGA
- a CDS encoding phosphoenolpyruvate hydrolase family protein, with amino-acid sequence MARFERAALLKRFREMAKRGEPIVGGGAGTGLSAKCEEAGGVDLIVIYNSGRYRMAGRGSLAGLMPYGDANAIVVEMASEVLPVVSKTPVLAGVNGTDPFRDMDVFLDQLKAIGFAGVQNFPTVGLIDGIFRANLEETGMSYALEIDMIAKAREKELLTTPYVFSEKEAAAMAIAGADIIVCHLGLTTGGTIGAQTAPKLKDCPSRIDTWASAALSVNPDILVLAHGGPIADPADADFIMKNTRYCHGFYGASSMERLPVERALTEQVRKFKAISAR; translated from the coding sequence ATGGCCCGGTTTGAACGCGCAGCACTCCTCAAGCGGTTTCGCGAGATGGCGAAACGCGGCGAGCCGATCGTCGGCGGCGGCGCCGGAACCGGCCTGTCGGCCAAATGCGAGGAAGCCGGCGGCGTCGATCTCATCGTCATCTACAACTCCGGCCGCTACCGCATGGCCGGCCGCGGCTCGCTCGCCGGACTGATGCCTTACGGCGACGCCAACGCCATCGTGGTTGAGATGGCGAGCGAGGTGCTGCCGGTCGTCAGCAAGACGCCGGTGCTTGCCGGCGTCAACGGCACCGACCCGTTCCGCGACATGGACGTGTTCCTTGACCAGCTCAAGGCGATCGGCTTTGCCGGCGTGCAGAACTTCCCGACCGTCGGCCTGATCGACGGCATCTTCCGCGCCAATCTCGAAGAAACCGGCATGTCCTACGCGCTGGAGATCGACATGATCGCGAAGGCACGCGAGAAGGAGCTGCTGACGACGCCCTACGTCTTCAGCGAGAAGGAGGCGGCAGCGATGGCGATCGCCGGCGCTGACATCATCGTCTGCCATCTCGGGCTCACCACCGGCGGCACGATCGGGGCCCAGACCGCCCCCAAGTTGAAGGACTGCCCCTCGCGCATCGACACCTGGGCCTCGGCGGCACTCAGCGTCAATCCCGACATTTTGGTGCTCGCCCACGGCGGCCCGATCGCGGATCCCGCAGATGCCGATTTCATCATGAAGAACACCCGTTACTGCCACGGATTCTACGGCGCCTCCTCGATGGAGCGGCTGCCAGTGGAGCGGGCTTTGACGGAACAAGTCCGCAAATTCAAGGCGATCAGCGCGCGATAA